The Alkalihalobacillus sp. LMS6 genomic interval CCGCTCTACCCGTCAATATTTTGTGTACATAAGCTTGGTGGCCAACATCCCATAAAAATTTATCTTTTGGGCTGTCAAACAATTGGTGCAAAGCTAATGTCAATTCAACGACACCAAGGTTTGGACCGATGTGGCCTCCGTTCACAGATAGCTTCTCAATAAGGAATTGTCGAATATCTGCTGCTAATTCTTCAAGCTGTTTATTTGAATATTGTTTAAGAAAGCTTGGGTCTTTTATTTCTTCAAGGTTCATAAACGAAACCTCCATTTACTAATCATTTTTATCCGTCTATCTCGTCAATGTTATCGTATGTATCATTATTATAACAAAAACAAGTCTATCTAGAACAGTAATACCCTGTATTGTGAACCATACACTATTCTCACAAAAAAAACCAGCCAAACGGTGCTGGTTCTTTAACGATCCCGATCAACAATATAAGTGGCCATATCTTCTAATAATGTATCCCTTAATCCAAGTTCATCCAGGTAATGTAATGCTTGCTCATAATGATTAGACAACATTGTTTTGGCTCCGTCCAAACCTAATATGCCAGGATAGGTGCTCTTGTCATTATGTACGTCACTGCCAACTGGCTTCCCTATATCTTCAACACTACCTTCTAAATCGAGAATGTCATCTTTTATTTGAAACAATAAGCCAACTTCTTTTCCGTATGCACTCAACAATTTAGTCTCGTGTTCTGATGCGCCTGCGATGATTGCCCCTGCTTTAACTGCAAAAGCAAGCAATTCTCCTGTTTTCCGATTATGGATCGATGCAAGCTGGTCAACATCAAGAGACTTTCCTTCAGCGATCATATCAGCTAATTGACCACCGACCATTCCTCTTGCGCCTGCTGCTTTGCTAAATAATGAAACAAGCTGAATTTTTGTTTCCGCAGACAAGTGCTTCACTTCAGCGAGAAGGGAGAAGCTATGGGTTAAGAGCGCATCTCCTGCTAAAATGGCCGTTGCTTCCCCAAACACTTTATGATTCGTCGGCTTTCCACGTCGTAAATCATCGTCATCCATTGCAGGTAAGTCGTCATGAATGAGGGAATAAGTGTGAACCATTTCTAATGCACAGGCTACTTCAATTCCATCTTTAATCGGGCAATTATATGCATCTAAAACAGCCATTAATAAAACAGGACGTACCCGCTTCCCACCTGCTTCTAAAGAATACAACATCGCTTCTTTTAAACGATGTTCAGCATCAAGCGAGCGAACGTACTCAGGTAATTCCCTTTCAATCAATTGCTTCGTTTCATTTAAAAACGATTCAAATGTATGGTTCACTCACTTTCCTCCTTCTTCATATTAAGCTCTAACATTTCACCGTCTTCTGTCATAATTTGATCCAGTTGCTTTTCAATCGAGACAAGTTTATCATGGCAAGTTTTGGATAGATTTATTCCTTTTTTATATAAGTCAATCGCCTTTTCCAGTGCAACGTCACCTTGCTCAAGACCTTCTACAATTTCTTCAAGCTGTTTCATTGCTTCTTCAAAAGGAATATCATTCTGTTGTTTCTCCACCTTGGTCAACTCCTTCGTGATTAATGTCTTTAATAACTCCAGTAGCCCGGCCATCTTTAAAAAGAAGGCGAACTTCAAGATTTTCCTCTAGCTCATCAACAGATTTTAGAAGCTTGTCTTCTTTATACACTAGCGAATACCCACGATTCATGATCTTTAATGGACTAAGAAGTTCGAGCTGAGCAAGAAGGGAATCCAGTTGCTTCTGCTTTTCGTTCATTTGAGTTTCAAGAGCGTGTATTAGCCTTTGGTCCAGTCGCTCGAGGTCTTTTTTCTGCGCATTGACCAGTGTAGCTGGTTGATTTCGTAAAAGGCGTTGATGAGTTGCGTGAAACATCATTTGCTTTTCTTTGATGCTTCGCTGTATCTCTCGGTTCATACGCTCTACAGCTTGATCAAGCTGCTGCTCTTTTTGTTCGACCATCTGTTTGGGTGAGCGAAACGCATATGAGCGCTTAAGGTACTGAAGTTGGGCGCGTTTTTTTTCAGCCAATTGTTCCATCGCTCTTACAATTCGTTGCTGATAAGTATGCACTTGATTTAATTTCTCGCGAATATCAGGAACAGCCATTTCAGCTGCAGCTGTTGGCGTAGGGGCTCGTAAATCTGCCACAAAATCGCTAATGGTATAATCTGTTTCATGCCCTACTGCTGAAATAATTGGGAGGGTTGAAGCACTAATCGCTCTAACAACACGCTCTTCATTAAACGCCCAGAGTTCTTCAATCGAGCCGCCTCCTCGACCAACAATAATGACATCGAAAATAGCTGCTTCATTTGCTTGAAGTATCGCTCGTTCAATTGAAGCTGGTGCGAAATCACCTTGAACCGCAACAGGTAAAAGCGTCACACGCACATTCGGCATCCGTCTTTTTACTGTTGTTAAAATATCTCGTATGACCGCTCCTGTCTGAGAGGTAATCACTGCAATATGATTAGGATAGACGGGAATAGGTTTTTTGCGCTCTTGGGCAAACAACCCTTCGTTTTCTAACTGCTGTTTTAACCGTTCGAACGCCACATGTAAACTTCCAATACCATCTGGCTGCATTTCTTTTACGTAAAATTGATATTGTCCATAAGGTTCATACACGTTGATTTCCCCACGTAAAAGCACTTTCATCCCGTTTTCTGGCAAGAAGCGCAAATGCTGATTGTATCCGGCAAACATGACAGACTGCATACGAGCATTCTCGTCTTTGACTGTGAAATACATATGCCCTCTAGAATGGCGTTTGAAGTTAGAGAGTTCTCCTCTAATCCATACTTCAATTAAATGAGAGTCGCTTTCTATTAGTCGTTTGATGTATCTCGTTGCTTCACTTACGGACCATGCTTCCATCGTAGCCCTCCTTCCCTCTTGGTTCATTTCAACCTATTGATGATCTTTTTTTAATGCTGTTTCATACGCACCAGAAAGAACGCCATTCATGAAACGCCCCGCTTCTTGACCACCGTATGCTTTTGCTAATTCAATTGCTTCATTCAATGTAATATTTTTTTCAATATCATCTATATATATCATTTCGTATAAGGCCATTCGCGCAATAGAACGATCAACATGACCTAGACGGTCAATCGTATAGCCTTTTAAATTTTGACTAAGCAATTCATCTAAATGTTCTTTGTACTGTAACGTCCCTTCCAACAATTGGAGGAAAAAGTCACTTGCTTGTTCTTCATGGTTGAGCGTGTTCTCAATTGCTTGACTTGTTTCCAAAGTTGAAACAAGGCTAAGCTGATAGAGAGCTTGTACGGCTCGAAGTCTTGCCACACGTCTGTTCATAGTTAACTCCTTTTTCATTTATGCTTTTCATTATAACGTAAAACCTGCTATACGTAAAAACACAGAGAAAGAGAATCGACCATGGTCGATTCTCTTCTCCATATCATCGGTGAATCGTTATTCAACTTCTTCTTCAATTGGTGCATTTGGTGTATCAAAATACACGCCTACGACATGAACGTTAATTTCTGTAAGCTGAATCGCAGTCATCGTTTCAAGGGCTTGCTGGATGTTTAATTGAATTAACTTTGCGACTTCAGGTACAGATGCTCCATAAGCAATAACAATGGAAACATCAACATTAATGCCTTCTTCATTTAAATCTACTTTTACACCTTTACCATGATTCTTACGGCCTAAACGCTCTGCAACATCAGCAGCAAAATTGCCGCGTAATGCCGCTACGCCTTCAATCTCTTGAGTAGCAATACCTGCAATGACCTCAATCACTTCAGGTGAAATTTCGACTTTCCCTAACCCGCTTTTTTCTTCATCTAATTCTAATAACTGATGATCTTCCATCTTTAACACTCCTTTACGATTGTTTCGCTGGCATCACTTCATATTCTTCAATGAATTTCGTATTGAAATCCCCTGAAATAAACTTCTCATGATTAAACAAATGTAAATGAAATGGAATCGTTGTGTCCACTCCGTCTACTTCAAATTCTTCAAGAGCTCGCTTCATTTTGGCGATCGCCTCTTCTCTTGTCTCACCATGAGTAATCACTTTGGCAATCATAGAATCATAGAACGGACTAATTTTATAGCCAGGGTAAGCTGCTGAATCAACTCTCACGCCAAATCCACCAGGTGCTAAATAGTCTTGGATCGTTCCAGGAGATGGCATAAAATTCTTAAATGGGTTTTCGGCGTTAATTCGGCATTCAATGGACCAACCTTTAAACGTTACTTCCTCTTGTTTGACGGAAAGTGTCTCATTGTTTGCTATGCGAATCTGCTCTTTTACTAAGTCTATTCCTGTAACCATTTCGGTTACCGGATGTTCAACTTGTATCCGAGTATTCATTTCCATAAAGTAATAGTTCCCAGTATGGTGGTCATAGATAAATTCGACAGTGCCCGCGCCTGAGTATTCTACCGCTTTTGCTGCCGCTACTGCCGCTTCTCCCATTTCCGCACGTTTCTCTGACGTTAGTGCAGGAGACGGGGTTTCTTCAACAAGTTTTTGCAATCGACGTTGAATCGAACAATCGCGCTCACCTAAATGAATCGTATTCCCAAAATTATCTGCTAGAACCTGAATTTCTACGTGACGAAAATCTTCAATATATTTTTCTAAATAAACGCCAGGATTTCCAAAAGCAGTAGCTGCTTCTTGTTGCGTCACTTCAAGCCCAGATTTCAATTCTTTTTCATCACGAGCTACGCGAATCCCTTTTCCGCCACCGCCAGCAGTCGCTTTAATAATCACTGGGTATCCAATGGTATTCGCAACTTCTTTGGCATCTTCGTATGATTCAACAATTCCTTCAGAACCGGGAACAACTGGTACACCAGCAGCTTTCATCGTTTCTCTCGCGACATCTTTTGTCCCCATTTTGCTAATTGCCGAAGGACTCGGCCCAATAAACGTAATGTTGCAATCCCCGCAGATTTCTGCAAAATTGGCATTCTCCGAAAGAAATCCATAACCTGGGTGGATCGCGTCCGTCTCTGTAAGCGTTGCGACACTCATTAAGTTTGTAAAGTTTAAATAGCTTTTTGCTGAGGCCGTCGGTCCGATACAAAATGCTTCATCTGCTAATTGCACGTGTAATGCATCTGCATCTGCTTCAGAAAAGACTGCAACGGTTTCAATCCCTAGCTCCTTACATGCGCGGATAATACGTACCGCAATTTCTCCTCGATTTGCAATTAAGACTCTTTTTATCATAACGTGTCCTCGCCCCTAGTTATTGACGTTCCACAACCATTAATGGCTGACCATACTCTACAAGCTCACCGTTTTCGGCAACGATTTCTACAATTTTCCCTTTTGTTTCAGATACGATTGGATTCATTAGCTTCATCGCTTCTACAATACAGACGACAGTATCTTCATTAACCGCATCTCCTTCTTGTACATAAGGGTCGGCATCTGGAGAAGGCGCCGAATAAAACGTTCCTACCATAGGCGATGTCACGGTAATTAAATTTTTGTTGTCTTCTTTTGTTTCCACTACCGTTTCTGTCTCAACATTTGTCTCTTCAACCACTCGTGTATCGTGAGTCGGTACACTTTTAGCAGACGGTTGAGCTGCAACCTGGAGAGGTTGTTCGGCAACTTGAACAGCGACTTGTTTTTTTAATGAAAGTTTCACATTGTCTTGTTCTAATTCTAACTCATTAATGGACGATTCATGCAGTGCATCTATTAAACTTTTAATTTCTTCAACTTTTAACATAGCAATACAACTCCTTATTTCGTTCATATCATTGAACAAACTCAATTTACTACTTCTCTATTAGCAACGTCATTTCCTTTATGTATCTTTCTCATTGTAAACAAAGAGGAAAGAGGGTTTCCCCTCTTTACTCAGCTGGTTCTGTTGGATTGTTTGCTTCACTTTTATATTGGCGAAATACTGGAAATTCGGAGAGGTTGTCCGGAATCTTTCCATTTTCAAGCACAATAATCTTGACGATATTTTTATTTCTTGCCATATGGAACTTATCGCCATATTCATTTTCTTGCGTATACTGTTTTAAATTTGCGTAGTCTTCTTCTTGAATAGACACTTTATAGGAGTCCCCATCTTCATCTTCCACTTCTTCTGCGAACCCTACTTCAAATTCTACAATTTGTATGTGATCGTTTTTAATGTTTCTTGTTTGCTCAAGGACAGCCTTTGCCCCTTCAGTTAAATCGGACCAATCCATTACAATCTCTCCTTGTTTCATTCTACATTGCTGTATTATACCATGTGTGAAGAGTGATTGCATGCTCAATCTAAAAGAGAGCTTGAATTGCTTCAAGCTCTCTTCCCTTTATTCTCCATGTTTGACTAATACTTGATCTTGTTCAGTTAAACTTAGTTCTTCACGAGCTAAAGACATAATGGTAAGAGCTTCCGTTTTGGAAAGAGCATCGGCTTGCACCATAATTTCTACTTTATCATCCGCTGTCATAACAAGCGCATCTGAATAGCCAATTTCTTTAATTAATTCTTCAAGCTGTTCTTCCACATCTGTAAATGCTAGAACGTCAAGCGCACGATCGTTTGCTTCCACTACTTCATCTGCTGAACTTTCTTCACTCGACGCTTCACGAGAAAATTGTTCTGCTTCTTTTAAACGCACTTCATCACGCTTTAAACGCGCTTCAGTCATTGTATCGCTACCAGACACTTGGCTAAGAAGATCATCATTCGTTTCGTCTTCCCCTTCTTCATCACCAAGTTCATCAACGATTTGACGGGCTTCATCCATCATCGATCCAGAGCTTGCTTGATCATCTGAATCATTTATGACGTAATAAGCACCTAGTACAAGCATTAAACTTAACATTGTTAGCAACCAGACTGTTTGTTTTTTTAAGACCATTTCTTTATTCCTCCTCGATTTTTCTTGGTAATACGGAGACACGATGTGGCGCAACGTCTAGTAAGCGTGTGACGGCTTCAATAACAAACGCTTTCACTTGAACATTCTCCACGCCTTCAGCTACAACAAGTACGCCTGCGACTGTCGGTTTTTCCGTAGAACTTATGAGCGCTTCTTCTTTATCTCCGTTTCGGATAATCACAACGGATTCTTCTTCCTGTACATCTTCTACTTGACGAGTACCGCCTTCTCGATCCGTTTCTGAAGTTGTTTGTTTTCCTGATCGAACGTTGGTCTCGTACACATTTCTTTCTGAATCAGCAAGATTCACATTAACCGAAACAGCGTTTACGCCAACAATTTCAGCTAATAAATCCCTTAACTCGTTTTCATAACGCATCTCATAATCTTCCATTGAGTTTTTTTCTGATTCCCTTGCAAACGTTGGTACTGCTTCTTCGTCCTCTTCAGGTGCAACAGTTGGAATGTCACCTGAATCTGGTTGATACAGTTGACCGAAAAGCATGAACAGGACGCCTATGCCGCCTAAGAGTAAAATATACCTGGGCGAAATTTTGCGTTTTTTTTTATCGGGCTGTTTCGGCAACCATTTCTTAAACCAATCTGTATCTTTCGCTTCGTTATTCATTCACCCATCCCCCTTCCTCTCTAAGCGTAATGACTGAACTCGGCACTTCCCAAATGGTTGCTAACATGGAGATTACGTCCTCATCTTCATAAGACCGTGCTTCTTCCTCAGGTTCCGTCTCCCCAATAACAATGGAAACTGGTTTAACATCCCCTGATTGCGCTGTGCTTGTACCCTCGCCTTCTTGATAAGGGGCGATGGCCACTTCGATATGCGTGAATTCCCCATCGTTACCTTGCACCAGAGAAAGGTCCGTGACCATGACATCTAGTTCATCTTTCAAGTCTTTACTTGCTTGGTCTTTTAATTGGACAGCCACTTGTTCAGATGTATATGCATCAAAGAACTTTTCTATATCTTTTTTTTGAGAATTTATTTCTTCCTCCATATCCATTTCCGCTCTTAAGTCTTGTTGAATAACGGTATGTAGCCATTCATCAGGGTCTTCATAAAAAATTTTTAACACAGGTTGCAGTAAGAAAAGGAGCAACAACAGGCTGACCGTTATTTTTACGTAATTTTTTAAGTTGGTGTTCGGTAAAGCCATTTCTAAGACAACCGCTAAAATGATCAGAATGACAATCGACGTGATCCACTCATTAATAAAGTCCATGTCATCACTCCCTTACCGCATCATAAATGCAATATTACTCGCCGCAACCATAATCGTAATCGCTAGAAAAAACATAAACCCAATTAATACCATTGCTGCAAAGATATACATGACCGCTTTGCCAATAATAGATAAACACTCAATAATGGCTCCATTTCCTAATGGTTGTAAAACCGCTGCCGATAGTTGAAAAATCAAGGCGATCGACAGAACTTTAATTGCAGGGAATGCACAAATTGCGAGCAACATCACTAAGCCGCCCATGCCAATCGTATTTTTCAGTAATAATGAAGCACTCATGACCGTGTCTGTCGCATCTGTGAACATCCGTCCAACTACAGGGATAAAGTTACCTGCTATAAATTTAGCGGCTCTAAGCGTCAACCCGTCTGCTGCTGCAGCCGTCGTCCCTTGAACGGAAACTGCTCCAAGAAAAACGGTCATAAAGACGCCAAGTAAACCTAAAGCAACGGTTCGAAATAAAGTCGCTAATTTTGTCACTTTATAATCGTCTGAAAAGGTGCTGACAATCCCAAGCACAGCTGATATAAACAACATCGGCAACACAAACGTTTTAACTAGAATGCCGCTCGTATGCACGAGAAAAATGATGACAGGATGAAACAGCGCCGAACTCGATAGCCCGCCTAATGAAGCCATTAGCGCAATTAACATCGGTAAGAGGGCTATGGAGAAATGGACCATTGTATCAATCGCTTCTATGGCATAGGTCATGGCACTATGAAACCCGTTCATAGCGATCATGCATAACACGAGTAAGGTGACAGCATATGCGGTTTTGCTAACAGTATGTTGTTCAAAAGCATTTTGAAACGACTGCAGGATATAAGAAAAAATCGTCAACAGTAAAATCATTCCGAGTAATTTCCCGTTCAAAATAAGCTCATGCAGCAAATACTTCAAAAAACCGATAAA includes:
- the accB gene encoding acetyl-CoA carboxylase biotin carboxyl carrier protein — encoded protein: MLKVEEIKSLIDALHESSINELELEQDNVKLSLKKQVAVQVAEQPLQVAAQPSAKSVPTHDTRVVEETNVETETVVETKEDNKNLITVTSPMVGTFYSAPSPDADPYVQEGDAVNEDTVVCIVEAMKLMNPIVSETKGKIVEIVAENGELVEYGQPLMVVERQ
- the spoIIIAE gene encoding stage III sporulation protein AE; protein product: MKIKAAFIIVILMLFFPVFQQTAFAAEEDPNEAINELVEEQIDLLKMDEVQAYWNQIVDEYGGFLPESQKGSFTDFLTGEKTFDLKEWFIGFLKYLLHELILNGKLLGMILLLTIFSYILQSFQNAFEQHTVSKTAYAVTLLVLCMIAMNGFHSAMTYAIEAIDTMVHFSIALLPMLIALMASLGGLSSSALFHPVIIFLVHTSGILVKTFVLPMLFISAVLGIVSTFSDDYKVTKLATLFRTVALGLLGVFMTVFLGAVSVQGTTAAAADGLTLRAAKFIAGNFIPVVGRMFTDATDTVMSASLLLKNTIGMGGLVMLLAICAFPAIKVLSIALIFQLSAAVLQPLGNGAIIECLSIIGKAVMYIFAAMVLIGFMFFLAITIMVAASNIAFMMR
- the spoIIIAF gene encoding stage III sporulation protein AF gives rise to the protein MDFINEWITSIVILIILAVVLEMALPNTNLKNYVKITVSLLLLLFLLQPVLKIFYEDPDEWLHTVIQQDLRAEMDMEEEINSQKKDIEKFFDAYTSEQVAVQLKDQASKDLKDELDVMVTDLSLVQGNDGEFTHIEVAIAPYQEGEGTSTAQSGDVKPVSIVIGETEPEEEARSYEDEDVISMLATIWEVPSSVITLREEGGWVNE
- a CDS encoding Asp23/Gls24 family envelope stress response protein, producing MEDHQLLELDEEKSGLGKVEISPEVIEVIAGIATQEIEGVAALRGNFAADVAERLGRKNHGKGVKVDLNEEGINVDVSIVIAYGASVPEVAKLIQLNIQQALETMTAIQLTEINVHVVGVYFDTPNAPIEEEVE
- the nusB gene encoding transcription antitermination factor NusB, which produces MNRRVARLRAVQALYQLSLVSTLETSQAIENTLNHEEQASDFFLQLLEGTLQYKEHLDELLSQNLKGYTIDRLGHVDRSIARMALYEMIYIDDIEKNITLNEAIELAKAYGGQEAGRFMNGVLSGAYETALKKDHQ
- a CDS encoding polyprenyl synthetase family protein, with product MNHTFESFLNETKQLIERELPEYVRSLDAEHRLKEAMLYSLEAGGKRVRPVLLMAVLDAYNCPIKDGIEVACALEMVHTYSLIHDDLPAMDDDDLRRGKPTNHKVFGEATAILAGDALLTHSFSLLAEVKHLSAETKIQLVSLFSKAAGARGMVGGQLADMIAEGKSLDVDQLASIHNRKTGELLAFAVKAGAIIAGASEHETKLLSAYGKEVGLLFQIKDDILDLEGSVEDIGKPVGSDVHNDKSTYPGILGLDGAKTMLSNHYEQALHYLDELGLRDTLLEDMATYIVDRDR
- the xseB gene encoding exodeoxyribonuclease VII small subunit; translation: MKQLEEIVEGLEQGDVALEKAIDLYKKGINLSKTCHDKLVSIEKQLDQIMTEDGEMLELNMKKEESE
- a CDS encoding SpoIIIAH-like family protein, whose product is MVLKKQTVWLLTMLSLMLVLGAYYVINDSDDQASSGSMMDEARQIVDELGDEEGEDETNDDLLSQVSGSDTMTEARLKRDEVRLKEAEQFSREASSEESSADEVVEANDRALDVLAFTDVEEQLEELIKEIGYSDALVMTADDKVEIMVQADALSKTEALTIMSLAREELSLTEQDQVLVKHGE
- the spoIIIAG gene encoding stage III sporulation protein AG — protein: MNNEAKDTDWFKKWLPKQPDKKKRKISPRYILLLGGIGVLFMLFGQLYQPDSGDIPTVAPEEDEEAVPTFARESEKNSMEDYEMRYENELRDLLAEIVGVNAVSVNVNLADSERNVYETNVRSGKQTTSETDREGGTRQVEDVQEEESVVIIRNGDKEEALISSTEKPTVAGVLVVAEGVENVQVKAFVIEAVTRLLDVAPHRVSVLPRKIEEE
- the xseA gene encoding exodeoxyribonuclease VII large subunit, whose amino-acid sequence is MEAWSVSEATRYIKRLIESDSHLIEVWIRGELSNFKRHSRGHMYFTVKDENARMQSVMFAGYNQHLRFLPENGMKVLLRGEINVYEPYGQYQFYVKEMQPDGIGSLHVAFERLKQQLENEGLFAQERKKPIPVYPNHIAVITSQTGAVIRDILTTVKRRMPNVRVTLLPVAVQGDFAPASIERAILQANEAAIFDVIIVGRGGGSIEELWAFNEERVVRAISASTLPIISAVGHETDYTISDFVADLRAPTPTAAAEMAVPDIREKLNQVHTYQQRIVRAMEQLAEKKRAQLQYLKRSYAFRSPKQMVEQKEQQLDQAVERMNREIQRSIKEKQMMFHATHQRLLRNQPATLVNAQKKDLERLDQRLIHALETQMNEKQKQLDSLLAQLELLSPLKIMNRGYSLVYKEDKLLKSVDELEENLEVRLLFKDGRATGVIKDINHEGVDQGGETTE
- the accC gene encoding acetyl-CoA carboxylase biotin carboxylase subunit, producing the protein MIKRVLIANRGEIAVRIIRACKELGIETVAVFSEADADALHVQLADEAFCIGPTASAKSYLNFTNLMSVATLTETDAIHPGYGFLSENANFAEICGDCNITFIGPSPSAISKMGTKDVARETMKAAGVPVVPGSEGIVESYEDAKEVANTIGYPVIIKATAGGGGKGIRVARDEKELKSGLEVTQQEAATAFGNPGVYLEKYIEDFRHVEIQVLADNFGNTIHLGERDCSIQRRLQKLVEETPSPALTSEKRAEMGEAAVAAAKAVEYSGAGTVEFIYDHHTGNYYFMEMNTRIQVEHPVTEMVTGIDLVKEQIRIANNETLSVKQEEVTFKGWSIECRINAENPFKNFMPSPGTIQDYLAPGGFGVRVDSAAYPGYKISPFYDSMIAKVITHGETREEAIAKMKRALEEFEVDGVDTTIPFHLHLFNHEKFISGDFNTKFIEEYEVMPAKQS